The Deinococcus puniceus genome segment CGAGGTCAGAACCCTCTGGGCGCGGGTGTATGACCCCACGGCGCTGTTGGTGGGAGCCAGCGACGACCTGAATTACCGCCAATACGCGCAGGTTCTGAAGTCGGTGACGGGGGGAGACATTCGGCAACTGGCAGACGGCACCAAGCTGGCGGCGGTGCAAGCGGCCCTTGCCAAACTGCCCCCGCCCCGTGTGAACAGCGTATTCGTGGTGGCTAAACCCGGCGAAGGTGTAGACGTGCGGCAGCGCGAGACCCTCGGCTTCCGGCTGATGGGGCAACGCTTTACGCTGGACGGCGCGGCCCTGCAACAGTTGGTGTACCGCGAGGTAGGCACGGAAACCCAGCCGCGCCTGTTTCCGCGTGGGTTAGACCTGCTGGCCGCGCTGGGCAGCAACGCCGCCCTGAACGAAGCCCGCAAGTTGGGCGACGCCAAATTCCTGAACTACGAATCTCAGATGACCAAAGTGCGCGGCCAATTCGCGGCCCTCAAGCCCGCCGACTGGACGGCCAACGTGTACAGCGGGTGGGTGTACGTGCTGCAAGCCCTCGCCAATCCCGCCGCCCGTGACGCCCGCTATCCAGCCTTTATGCGCACGCCCGCTTGGACGCGCAAAGAGATGCTGACCGCCCTAGGATCGTGGACGGAACTGCGCCACGACACGCTGCTGTACGCCAAACAGGTCATGGCCGAAATGGGCGCGGGCGAAGAACCTGAATCGCCGCGCGGGTACGTGGAACCTAACGCGGCGGTCTGGACGCGCCTCCTGACTCTCGAAGCCCTGACCCGCCGCGTGCTGGTGAACCAAAACATCTTGTCGGAGCGCACCGATACCAATCTGGCCGAACTGAAAGACATGCTGACTTTTCTGAACCGGGTCAGTGCCCAGCAGTTGGCCGGAACTGCCCTGAGCCGCGACGACTATGACCGCATTCATTTTTACGGCGGTTGGCTGGAACAACTCAAACTCGCCAGCACCGACCCCGAAGACGGATCGGAGGGCGGCAGCCCCACCTTCGACGAGCCGCCCTACGCTGCGGTGGTGGCCGATGTCGCCACGGCGGGCGGCGAGGCACTGGAGCAGGCCACCGGAACCATTCACGAACTGTACGCAGTGGTGCCCAACGGACGCGGCGGCGTGCAAGTGGCGCGGGGCGGCGTGTATTCGCAGTACGAATTCACGGTTCCCTCTGCTCAGCGTCTGACCAACGAAGCGTGGCGGGCACAACTGAAAGCCGGAAAACTGCCGCCCATGCACCCTTGGCTGCGGGGCATCGTGGTGAAGTGAGGCGCTGGGCGGGATGGAGGCGCGGCGGCGAACACTTGGCCGCCGCCCTGCTCGCCTTCGCCCTTACTTCCGGCAGTTCCGGCCCCCCTGCGTCTGCTCCCCTGACCTTTGCCCTTGCCGGAGACCTCAGCCTTGCGCGGGGCGTGACGCAGGCGTTGGCGGGCAACTGGACTGCGGCGCTGGACGGGGTGCGCCCGGCCCTGCAGGCCGACGCCACGCTGGGCAATCTGGAATCTCCGCTGACGGTGGCCCCGCGCCAGACGGCAGGAATAGACCTCCGCGCCACTCCTGAAGCGGTGGCCGCTCTCTCCGGCTTTACGCACCTGAACACCCAAAACAACCACGCGCAGGACGGCAGCGCGGCGGGGCAAGCCGAATCGGGGGCCACTTTACGGCGGCACGGCATCTTGCCCGTGACCACGCGCCTGACCGTTTCGCAGGTACGCGGCGTACCTGTGGCATGGATCGGGTTTTTTGATGATGGGCGTACACTGCCCCCGCTGGCTGCCGTGCAAGACGGTGCAAAGCGGGCGCGGGTAGTCATCGTGGCCGTGCATTGGGGCGCAGAGTTTGGCCCGGTCACAGCGCGGCAACGCCTGCTGGCCCGCCAACTGGCCGCGGCGGGCGCGACACTGATCGTAGGCAGCGGCCCGCACGTGCTTCAGCGGGCAGAACAACTCGGCACCCCACGCGGCCCAACGTTGGTGCTGTACAGCCTCGGCAACCTGCTGTTCGATCAGACCTTTCCGGCGGCACGGGTGGGTGCGGTGGTACGGGTGCGCTGGGTGCAGGGCCAACTGGACGCCTGCGCCGTGCCGACCCGTGTGCGTGCGGGCCGGGTCACGCGGGCCACTGGTGACGAAGCTGGGCCAGTGCTGGCGCGGCTGAATCTTCCGGCCTGTGCTGGGGGCATGGGCGGGCTGCCATGAAAGTCCTGATTCTCCTTGTTCTGTCGTTCTGTACGGCGTTTGCCGGTGGCGGCAGTGGCCCCGTGTCTGTGCCTGCACGCCTGCCTGCTTCCTTGCCTGCCCCTTGCGCGGCCCTGCACCTGCCGCCCACTTGGGATGTGCGTTCCGGCGCGTATGCCGACGTTACGGGCGATGGCCTGCCCGAATGCGTGTTGGCGTTGTGGCGTCCGTGGGCCGACTGGCCGATCCGCCGCTGGTCACAGGCCCAGACGCCTATAGGGGCCAACCGGGACGCCGCCGGAGACAGCGCCCACATCGCGGTATTGCGCCCGTTGGCGGGCGGGGCGTACCAAAAAGTCTGGATCGGCAGCGCCCTGTTCCGGCCTGTGCTGGCGCTGAGTGTGGAGCCGGGGGGCCGCCTGCGAACTTGGGAAGGCACTTACGCAGCGGGCAGAAGTAGCCCGTCAGTCGCCCTCAGCGAGTGGACTTGGACAGGGTTCGGGTTTCAGCTAGAACGGCGACTGGAACGCCGAATGCCGCCGCTTGGGCCGCCCATTTACACACCGGGGGCCACTGGGGGAGACAGTGGGGGAGGGTCTGCCGCCGCGTCCGCCGGAAGCCTACGCTAAAGCCATGCGCCGCCCCGTTGCCCGGAGTTTGCTCGCTTTGGCCCTCGCTCTGCCTGCTTTTGCCGTTGCTGGCGGTTCGGGCGGCCCACGCTCGGATGGAACTTTTCCTGCTGGGCAAGTCTTGGCCCGACTCGCGCAGCCTGCGGTCACGCTAGAAGGTGTTCGGGCGTTCAAATGGAACGACATCACTGGAATACGGGTGCGGGCAGGCGGCGCGGTGCGGGTGTTTCCGGCGTGGCGTAGCATCGGCAACCCGACGTTTTGGCCCACGCTTCAGGCCGCCGACCTGACCGGAGACGGCAGGCCCGAAGTGCTGGCGCAACTGATGGTGGACGAGGGCACGGGCTACGCCATCTTCGATGCCCGTGTGCTGGCCCTGCCCGACGCGCTAAACGGGGAACTGTGGGAACTGAACGTAGCCGAGCCGCTGAACGCCATCCGCGCCCGCGTCACCTTTGCCCCCGGTGCCGTCATCGTGGGCGGCGTGCGGCACACGCTGGACTTGCCCGAAGGTGCGCCCGCCGTGCCGTCCCGCATAGGCGACCAACTGCGCTGGAGCGTGCGTGGGGGTCGTCTGGTGGCCGAAGCGACGGTGCAGCAGGACTGGGCTTTTTCGGGCACCCTGCTGCTGATTTACCGTGTGCAGGGCGGCAATCTTGTGCCGGAGCGCGTAGAATACGACGCCCGTATTCAGGACTGAACGGGAGTTGGCCCGCCTTAACCCCGCTAGCATGGCTCCATGCTCACCATGCAGGAACTCAGACGCAGCTTGCCCCGGCCCGGACGGGTGGACTGGATCGGCCTCCGCGAAGGCCGCCGCCTGCCTGTTCAGAGTGTGCAGCACGCCGAAGCCCATCCGCTCGTGGGCCTGCTGGGCGATCACGGCAAAACCGCGCCGGGTCGTTTGCGGGCCATTTCGGGCGAGGCCATTCCGTTTGAGACTGGAGAGGAAGTGCCGCCGTACCTCCCGCCGCCCGCCGCCTCATCGGGTTGGACTGGCCCCGGCAAACGCCAAGTCACGCTTATTCAGGCCGAACACTTGCCCGTGATCGCGGCTTTGGCGGGCGTGCAAACCGTGACCCCCGAAGAAATGCGGCGCAATATCGTCGTCAGCGGCTTGTCGGTGCTGGCCCTCAAGGACGCCCGCTTTCAGCTTGGAGAGGTGATTTTGGAAGGCACGGGCGAATGCCACCCCTGCTCGCGCATGGAAGAGACCTTTGGGGCGGGCGGCTACAACGCGGTGCGCGGGCACGGCGGCATCACAGCGCGGGTAGTGCGGGGCGGCCTGATCCGGGTAGGCGACGCGCTGACCGTGTTGCCCGATTGACCGTCTTGCCCGGTGGCCCCCTTATCGCAGCCGACCCCGTATGCTGGAACGTGTGAGTCAGCGCCGTTCTTCCCCCAGCCATGTCCGGGCCACTGCCATCCAGCGGGCCTTCGGGTTTTCGCGCCTGATCGTCGAAATCGGCGTGTTGAGTGCGCTCGCCTTCAGTCTGGCGCTGTTCGTGGCCGCCATCGTGCAGGCCTACGTCAGCATCACCGAGGCTTTTGCGCGGCTGGGCCAGGAAGACACCACCAAGCACCTGATGATCGCGGCTGTGGAGCAGACCGATACGCTGCTGGTGGCGATGGCGTTATTGATCATCAGCCTCGGCATGCAGTCGCTGTTTATCGGCGGCATCAAAAATGTGCCCGAATGGTTGCACATCCGCACTTTCGAAGACCTGAAGCAAAAGCTGCTGGGCATCGTCATCACGGCCATCGCCGTCGACTTTTTTTCGGTGGCGCTGGAATGGACGGGCGGCTACGACGTGCTGATCTACGGGGCAGCCGTGGCCGCCATGATCCTGTCTATCGGCGTGTATTCGGTCATTTTGTCGCGCCAGAGCGAGCGGCATCAGGTCGGTGACCACACAGAGGGGGAGCAGCACAGTTCAGGCCCCTTGGCCGAAGATGAGGGCGCGGCACGGTGACGCCACAGGTCACGAAGCCAACTCTTTCGACGCCGGAAACGGTGCGGCGGTTCGTTCGGCTGGACGAGCGCCTAGAAGCTGTCTTGGCGCTTCTGGACACAGACACGCACGCCGACATAGGTTCCGATCATGCCAAGTTACCCCTGCGCCTGATCCAGACCGGGCGGGCGCGGCGCTGCATCGTCATAGAACTCAATCCCGGCCCGCTGGCGTTGGCGCGGCGCAATGTGGCCCGTGCCGGACTGGCAGACTACATCGAGATCCGCGCAGGCGACGGCTTTGCACCCCTGCACCCCGCTGAGGCCGACAGCGCCAGCATTACGGGCATGGGCGCGGGCACCATCGCGGTCATTTTGCGGCGGGCAGAGGTAGGGGTCTTGCCGCCTACGCTGGTGCTGCAGCCCAACGATAATCCGGCCCCCATTCGCGTGTGGGCGCAGCAATCGGGCTATCACCTGACTCACGAGCGCCTGATAGACGGCTACTGGCCGTATCCGGTGCTGCGTCTACTGAGGCATCCCGGCCCCGATCCGGCCTATTCGGGCCTGCCGCACACCGCCGCCCTGCGCTACGGCCCCCACCTGCTGCGCGAAGCTGGGCCGCTGCTGGCTGCCCGCATCCGCGCCGACGTGCTGCGCCTGACCCCACTGGCCGCACCGGGCCGCACCGCACAACTGGAACTGGACGCCGCACAGGACGCGCTACAGGTCATCGGACGCCGTGTCTGAACACGAAATAAAAAACCCGCCTTGTGGCGGCGGTTGGCTTAACTTGATTGAACAGAGTATAGCGCGGTATGCAGGGCCAGTCAAGCTATGCAGGTCGATCCGAGAAACTGCGTACTGGACGGCGTTGAGTTAGAGGACAAAGAACCTGCAATTTTCAGCATCAACCTCGCCCCAGTCTCTGCCAGTTCACTTTGTAGCCCACAACAAAAAATCCGCCTTCTGGCGGCGGTGGCTGCATTTGGTTGAACACTGAACTTGATTGACAACAAGATAGCGCGGTATGCACCGCAAGTCAATCTATGCAGCCGGGTTCTTTAAGCTGGGGCTATGCGGCACGCCCTGACCTTGACTGAAGGCAACCTGACCTTGCGGCCCCTGACGCCTGCCGGCATTCCCGTTCTCCTAGCCCTGACCCGCGCCACAGCCGATGAATGGGCCTTGATGGGCAGCCAGCCCACCGAAGAAGCCTATTTTCAGGCCGCGCTGGACGCGCCCGATGCCCTGCCGTTCGTGCTGGAAGTGAACGGAGACGTGATGGGCGGAACGCGCTTAGGCGGCTTAAGTCAGGCCCACCGCGCCGCCGAAATTGGCTGGACATTCCTTAGACCCGCCCTGCACGGTACGGGGGCCAACCGCCGCATGAAACTGCTGCTGCTCACTTACGCCTTTGGGGGCCTCTGGGACGGCCTCGGCTGCGTGCGTGTGCAACTCAGAACCGACGCCCGCAACGTCCGTAGTCAGCGGGCCATAGAAAAACTGGGAGCGGTGCGCGAAGGCGTGTTGCGCTCGCATATGATCACGGCCAGCGGCTATCTGCGCGACACGGTGATGTATTCCATCACGCGGGAGGAGTGGCCGGGGGTGCGGGCGGGGTTGGGCGGCGGTGATGTGGCGTAGGGGGTATTTTGTCTAAGGGTCAAGGATCTAAGTAGCGCGGTGTGTTCCGCTCCCTCTCCCTTGAGGGGGGAGGGCTGGGGAGGGGGTGGTGAGCGAAGCGATTGCCCTCCCTCGACCCTCAGACCCGCCCCCGCTGTCGGTCATTTGGCCTATGCCTACCCCATGCCCGCCCGCTACACTCTGCCGCTACACTGGGGGCCATGACCGCACAACTAGAGGCTGTGGAACGCATTCTGGCCGTTCCCGAAGACCAAACCCGCTGGGACACCTTCGCGCCGCGCTATCAGGCGTTGCAGGACGCCGACCTGACCGCGGACGGCGTTCCCGCATGGCTGGCCCAGTGGAGCGCCGTAGACGCCGATCTGACGCAGGCCCGCTCCAAACTGTCCACGCACGCCGACCTGCACACCGATGACGAGGCGATTCAGGCGCGGTTTCAGGCGTTCGTGCAAGACGTGATTCCCGGCGTGCAACGGGCCGAGCAAGCCCTGACCGAAAAGCTGCTGGCCGTGCCCGGTTACGTGCCCGCCCCCGATTTTGCCCTGAATTACCGCCGATTCCGCGACGCCGCCGCCCTGTTCCGTGAGGCGAACGTGGAACTGGGCACCACGCACGAGCAGCAGATGTCGCGGCATGGGGTCATTACGGGCAACCAGACCGTGACGTTGGACGGTGAAAGCGTGACCGTGCCTCAGGCCAAAGCCCGGCTGGACGACCCAGACCGCGCCGCCCGCGAAAGCGCTTGGCAGGCACTGGCCGCCAGCAATCTGGCCGTGGCCCCCGACCTCGACGCGCTGATGCTGGAACTGATCGCCACGCGCCAGCAACTCGCCCGCAACGCCGATTTGGGCAATTTCCGCGACTATATGTGGAAGCGCCTTGACCGCGTGGACTACACGCCCGCCGACTGCACCGCCTTCCATGAAGCCGTGCGGGAAGAAGTGGTGCCGCTGACGACCCGCATGATGGCCGACATTGCCGCCACATTGGGCCTCGATACCGTGCGCCCTTGGGATTACAACCGCAACAACTTGCTTGATCCGCAAGGCCGCGCACCGCTGAAGCCCTTTACCACAGGCGCAGAGTTGGAGGAGTTGGCCCAAGCCGCCTTCGACTCGCTGGACGCCGACCTGGGCGCACGTTTCCGCTCTATGCGCGGCGGCTTGCTTGACCTAGAATCACGGCCCGGTAAAATGGCGCACGCCTACTGCGAGTACTACCCCGTGGAAAATCAACCTTTCGTGCTGATGAACGTGGTGGGCACGGGCGAAGACGTGCGCGTGCTGTTTCACGAAGTCGGGCACGCCTTCCACGGCTTTTACAGCGGCGACGCGCAACCGCTGCTCTGGAACCGCTGGAGTCCGATTGAATTCGTAGAAATTCCTAGCATGGCGATGGAATTCTTGACGCTCGATCATCTGGGCCATGCCCTGACGCCCGACGAACTGACCCGCTACCGCGCCAAGCAGCTGGAAGGCGTGGTGGCCTTTTTGCCGTGGGCCGCGCAGATGGACGCTTTTCAGCACTGGCTCTACGCCGAAGCCCCCGCCGACCTGACCATTGCCGATTTGGATAACAAGTGGCTGGAACTTGACCGTACCTTCCACCCCTTCATCAACTGGGACGGACTGGACGAAGGCATTCGGGCCAAGGGCTGGCAGTATTACCACATCTTCCGTGCGCCGTTTTATTACATCGAATACGCTATGTGTTATCTCGCGGCGGTGGGCATTTGGCAGGGGGCGCGGCTTGACCCGGCGGCGGCCCTCACCAACTACAAAACCGCCCTGCGCCTAGGCAGCACGGCCCCCAACCCGGAGTTGTACCGTGCAGCGGGTGTGGAATTCCGCTTTGACCGCGAGTACATCAAAGGGCTGATGGCCTTTTTGGGCGAACAGTTGGCGTAAGCAGGGGAGAGCTAAGCAGGCCGCTGAGCAATCCAGTCTCAGCGGCCTGCTGATTGGTTGTGTTCGACTCTCTCAGCGTTTCAATTCGCCCCGATAAGCAAAGTCCCGATCTTTGCCTTCCAGTTGCAGATTGAATTGCTGGCTTGTGGTTTTGGCCCCATGTGAGCCGTCTACTCTGGCGTACAGGCTGCCATCGGCGCGGCGCAATTCTCCATCCCAGCTGACATAAATAGGAACCGCCTGAGCCTGAAACTTGATGCCTGAGGCAAAAGCCTTGGCGGTCAGCGTCAGTGGCTCATCGTTCACGCGGGCTTCCCCGGTCACGTGGTATTCGGATTCAGAAATCCAAGTGGCGTTGGCCTTCAGCCACAGCGATTTGGGGGCGGTACCCAGTTGCCACTTCACACCGCCGACTTGTTGGTACTTCAACACGCCTGCGTCGGTGTTGAGGATGCTGCCCAAAATAGGAAGGCGGGTGTCGTCGGGGGCATTTGCGTCCACCTGCGCCGTGATTTGCCCGTCGGAGAGGCGCACCGTTCCCAGCGTCTTGCCCGTGAAGGTTAGCGTCTCTCCCTTCAGGCTCAGATCAACCCGCTGGCAATCTCCAGTCTCTACCGCGTTCCTCAGCGTTCCGTCGGCGCGGCGCAGTTCGATTACGCCGTCATCGTAGGCCAGTGCTGCCCCGCCGTCGGGGAGCGTTAGGGCGTCGTTGCTGATGCCGTTATCGTTCCCGCCAGAGCATTTGAAAGTATGTTGAGCCTTCCCGTCTATGGCTTGACCTGTGACATTGGACGTAAAGAGAGAGCGTCTCACTTTGTAGACACCTTGCCAGATCGAGTCCTCAACAGCAAACCACTGCTTATCAGATGACCAATACGTGTAAGTGTCCTTCGGTAGAGTCGCCAGAAGCGTGTTGACGGCGGGATGAAGGGGCACAAGCTGCCGCGTGCGTGTGTTGATGATGGTGTCGTCGGACAGCAGCGCCAGCGTTGTGTCGGCATTGAAGCTTCGGAGGGAGGCGGGCAGCACCCAGCGGTCTGTTTCAGCCAAGGTTAGGGGGTCACGCTCAATCATGACCCATTGAGTGTTCGCATACCCATCAGACAACAGTCGGGCAGGAGTAGTGTCTGTTGCTGCCCGAAAAACAAAATCATCTTGAGCCAATGGAACTTCCTTCAGCACTTGCCCCGTTTGACTCTCAATGGCGAGGAGGCGTGAAGCTTTGTTGCCCTCACTCCGGGTCACATACAGCCGTCCATCCCCTTGGGTTTCAAGGGAATATCCCACGGCAGGCGTCAGCATTCCGCGCCATTCGCCGTGTAGGGCGGCTTCTCCCTCTGGAATCTTCAGGATTTCGGGTGGGGCAGGCCGTCAGCAGGCACAGGCAGGCGGTGATCGGAAAGAGCAAACGCTTCATGAAGGCATCTTAACGGAGTGTGCTGACCAGCCGTGCTGCATATGTGCATCGTCACAATCAGTTTAAGCACTCCGCCAGTTTGCCGATGCATTCTTGACCCTTTTGGGCACACACTGGAGCATGACGGCAACTGAGCTACAAGTAGAGACATTCGACAAGGCCACGGCGTCCCCGCAGGAGCGGCTGGCAGCGGCAGACCTTATTTTGGCCTGCTATGCGGCGGCCTACCCCGAAGACCCACCGTTGGTGCGGGATCAGGTGGCCGCTACATTGGGCGATCATCTGCCCGATGAGGTGGTGTTGCCCTCTCTGGTGCGCGTGGGCGGGCAGGTGATCGGCTGGGCCAAACTGGAATTCAGCCTGACGCAGAATTTGCACGCCGCACACGCCAACATCATGGTTCACCCCGACCACCGCCGCGCTGGAGTGGGCCGCGCTTTGGCTGCCACCATGGAGCAGCAAGCCCGTCAACAGGGGCGGCGCATCGTGACCTTCATGACCTCTGACCGCGTGCCTGCCGCCCATGCCTTTGCCGACAGCTTGGGCGGAGAAGCGGCCCTGCCCATGCGCCAGAGCCAGTTGGTGGTGGCCGACGTCAGCGCCGAACTGCTTGAGCGCTGGTGCACCCGCCCCGAAGCTGACCCCTACCGACTGCACGTCTGGACGACCCTTCCCGAAGAATATCTGGCCCGCGCCGCCGACCTGATGGGCGTGATGAACAGCGCGCCACGCGGGGAGTTGGACGTGGAAGACTGGACATTTACGCCCGAGATGATCCGGGGCTGGGAAAAAATGATGGCGAAGGAGGGTGAACTCTGCCTGACGCTGGCCGCCGAAGACACGGCCACAGGCACGCTAGCTGGATACACGCAACTGTTCTGGCATCCTCAGCGGGCCAGCATTGCCTATCAGGGGGCAACCGCCGTGCGGCCAGAGTACCGGGGCGCGGGCCTCGGCAAATGGCTGAAAGCCGCCGCCCTGCGCCAGTTGCCCGCCCAGTGCCCTGGCACCCGCTTTATTCGCACCAACAACGCCGACGTGAACGCCGCCATGCTCGCCATCAATGTGCAGATGGGCTTTCTGCCCTACGCCGCCGTGACCGAGTGGCAGCTCAAGCTGGACTAACTTTTAGAGCAGTTGTCCGAATGGAAGCGTCAGAAAAAAGCTCCTGACGCTTCCATTCTCCCGAATCCTCGTTCAATTCACTCACTCTGTTCGGTCAACAGCAAACGACTCTTTTGACAAATGCTCTAGGCTCAGTTTCCCGATTGAACCTGCTCGAAGCGCAGGCGTGCGCCGCACTGGACGAATCCGGCGCGGCGCACGTTGCGTTCACTGCCGGAACCGGGGGTCACGTTCACGCTGGCAAAGTCTGCCCCGTGCTGCGCGGCCAGATGCAGGCGGGCAGCCAACAGCGCCGATTGCACGCCCCGCTTGCGCTGCTCTGGCAAGGTGGCTCCGCTAAACAGCATCGCCACGCCTAGTTCTGTGCCCATCAGGCCTACGCCCGCAGGCTGATCGTCCAGCCGCGCCAGCACCCGTTTGACGTTGGGCAACGAGGCATTGATCCGCATAATGGCCTCGCTGCCCGGCCCGAAGGCTCGGCAGGCCACGTCAATCCAGAGTTCGGGCGGCGCGTCCTGCACGGCGATAGCGGGCAAAGGAGGCAGATCGGTCAGGGGGTGCAGATACACATGCAAGATTTGCGTCAGCACGAAGCCTGCTCCGGTCAAGGCAGCCAGGGTTTCAGCGTTGACGTCGCTGAAGGCCTGCACACTGGGCCGCACGCCCCTCACCCTGAAAAAGTCGGCGGTGGCCCGGAAATCTTCGGCAGTCGGTGTGACGTCTGGTGCGAGGGTCGCAATATTCACGGGCAACTCGGCCCCCGAAAAAATAGCTG includes the following:
- a CDS encoding MOSC domain-containing protein, which encodes MLTMQELRRSLPRPGRVDWIGLREGRRLPVQSVQHAEAHPLVGLLGDHGKTAPGRLRAISGEAIPFETGEEVPPYLPPPAASSGWTGPGKRQVTLIQAEHLPVIAALAGVQTVTPEEMRRNIVVSGLSVLALKDARFQLGEVILEGTGECHPCSRMEETFGAGGYNAVRGHGGITARVVRGGLIRVGDALTVLPD
- a CDS encoding DUF3160 domain-containing protein, with the translated sequence MNRQGGTGGRGRLTAALALALCLGTAGAASSYSLPVNLGTVSNPNLLTGDKDAGFPALSAAQRAALTAQGFVIAPANWRQFDAVYENTRYAAQPVLITTDSMLHIYHLVFDKMLRDLERETLAPAVRRMTALLVQDARKQSAALAGTELAPQARQALAYVAVAQKLADPAAQPPPEVAALVAAELRLIDAHAGAAVSPIFASTDLTEDYSQYVPRGHYSKSEALKRYFRAMMWLGHLNLRVEKPSETLTAALITRLMDGNAEVRTLWARVYDPTALLVGASDDLNYRQYAQVLKSVTGGDIRQLADGTKLAAVQAALAKLPPPRVNSVFVVAKPGEGVDVRQRETLGFRLMGQRFTLDGAALQQLVYREVGTETQPRLFPRGLDLLAALGSNAALNEARKLGDAKFLNYESQMTKVRGQFAALKPADWTANVYSGWVYVLQALANPAARDARYPAFMRTPAWTRKEMLTALGSWTELRHDTLLYAKQVMAEMGAGEEPESPRGYVEPNAAVWTRLLTLEALTRRVLVNQNILSERTDTNLAELKDMLTFLNRVSAQQLAGTALSRDDYDRIHFYGGWLEQLKLASTDPEDGSEGGSPTFDEPPYAAVVADVATAGGEALEQATGTIHELYAVVPNGRGGVQVARGGVYSQYEFTVPSAQRLTNEAWRAQLKAGKLPPMHPWLRGIVVK
- a CDS encoding M3 family oligoendopeptidase produces the protein MTAQLEAVERILAVPEDQTRWDTFAPRYQALQDADLTADGVPAWLAQWSAVDADLTQARSKLSTHADLHTDDEAIQARFQAFVQDVIPGVQRAEQALTEKLLAVPGYVPAPDFALNYRRFRDAAALFREANVELGTTHEQQMSRHGVITGNQTVTLDGESVTVPQAKARLDDPDRAARESAWQALAASNLAVAPDLDALMLELIATRQQLARNADLGNFRDYMWKRLDRVDYTPADCTAFHEAVREEVVPLTTRMMADIAATLGLDTVRPWDYNRNNLLDPQGRAPLKPFTTGAELEELAQAAFDSLDADLGARFRSMRGGLLDLESRPGKMAHAYCEYYPVENQPFVLMNVVGTGEDVRVLFHEVGHAFHGFYSGDAQPLLWNRWSPIEFVEIPSMAMEFLTLDHLGHALTPDELTRYRAKQLEGVVAFLPWAAQMDAFQHWLYAEAPADLTIADLDNKWLELDRTFHPFINWDGLDEGIRAKGWQYYHIFRAPFYYIEYAMCYLAAVGIWQGARLDPAAALTNYKTALRLGSTAPNPELYRAAGVEFRFDREYIKGLMAFLGEQLA
- a CDS encoding tRNA (adenine(22)-N(1))-methyltransferase TrmK, coding for MRRFVRLDERLEAVLALLDTDTHADIGSDHAKLPLRLIQTGRARRCIVIELNPGPLALARRNVARAGLADYIEIRAGDGFAPLHPAEADSASITGMGAGTIAVILRRAEVGVLPPTLVLQPNDNPAPIRVWAQQSGYHLTHERLIDGYWPYPVLRLLRHPGPDPAYSGLPHTAALRYGPHLLREAGPLLAARIRADVLRLTPLAAPGRTAQLELDAAQDALQVIGRRV
- a CDS encoding GNAT family N-acetyltransferase, with the translated sequence MTATELQVETFDKATASPQERLAAADLILACYAAAYPEDPPLVRDQVAATLGDHLPDEVVLPSLVRVGGQVIGWAKLEFSLTQNLHAAHANIMVHPDHRRAGVGRALAATMEQQARQQGRRIVTFMTSDRVPAAHAFADSLGGEAALPMRQSQLVVADVSAELLERWCTRPEADPYRLHVWTTLPEEYLARAADLMGVMNSAPRGELDVEDWTFTPEMIRGWEKMMAKEGELCLTLAAEDTATGTLAGYTQLFWHPQRASIAYQGATAVRPEYRGAGLGKWLKAAALRQLPAQCPGTRFIRTNNADVNAAMLAINVQMGFLPYAAVTEWQLKLD
- a CDS encoding GNAT family N-acetyltransferase, yielding MRHALTLTEGNLTLRPLTPAGIPVLLALTRATADEWALMGSQPTEEAYFQAALDAPDALPFVLEVNGDVMGGTRLGGLSQAHRAAEIGWTFLRPALHGTGANRRMKLLLLTYAFGGLWDGLGCVRVQLRTDARNVRSQRAIEKLGAVREGVLRSHMITASGYLRDTVMYSITREEWPGVRAGLGGGDVA
- a CDS encoding CapA family protein codes for the protein MRRWAGWRRGGEHLAAALLAFALTSGSSGPPASAPLTFALAGDLSLARGVTQALAGNWTAALDGVRPALQADATLGNLESPLTVAPRQTAGIDLRATPEAVAALSGFTHLNTQNNHAQDGSAAGQAESGATLRRHGILPVTTRLTVSQVRGVPVAWIGFFDDGRTLPPLAAVQDGAKRARVVIVAVHWGAEFGPVTARQRLLARQLAAAGATLIVGSGPHVLQRAEQLGTPRGPTLVLYSLGNLLFDQTFPAARVGAVVRVRWVQGQLDACAVPTRVRAGRVTRATGDEAGPVLARLNLPACAGGMGGLP
- a CDS encoding YqhA family protein, with protein sequence MSQRRSSPSHVRATAIQRAFGFSRLIVEIGVLSALAFSLALFVAAIVQAYVSITEAFARLGQEDTTKHLMIAAVEQTDTLLVAMALLIISLGMQSLFIGGIKNVPEWLHIRTFEDLKQKLLGIVITAIAVDFFSVALEWTGGYDVLIYGAAVAAMILSIGVYSVILSRQSERHQVGDHTEGEQHSSGPLAEDEGAAR